In a single window of the Prevotella melaninogenica genome:
- the topA gene encoding type I DNA topoisomerase, with product MQENLVIVESPAKAKTIEKFLGKDYKVMSSYGHIRDLKKKELSIDLDTLNPDYEIPDEKKKVVSELKKSAKAAEKVWLASDEDREGEAISWHLCEVLGLDEEKTNRIVFHEITKPAILKAIESPRRLDMNLVNAQQARRVLDRLVGFRLSPVLWRKVKPALSAGRVQSVAVRLIVEREREIQNFNSEPYYRLNAVFAVTNEDGSKNEVKAELSKRFKTHEEAIAFLELCKTSKFKVSSIAKKPLKRTPAPPFTTSTLQQEAARKLGFTVSQTMMVAQRLYEAGRITYMRTDSVNLSALAINTCKAEIERLYGADYGKVRKYQTHSKGAQEAHEAIRPTYIDNISIDGTSQEKRLYDLIWKRTIASQMADAQMEKTTVNISLESEDGKSTTDLQFIANGEVVAFEGFLKVYHESTDDEENGEEFSHALPVMHEGEELERREIVSTERYSQGPNRYTEASLVRKLEELGIGRPSTYAPTISTIQQREYVQKGDRKGEERKYAVDSLLGLKITSKTKKEMAGADKGKLIPTDIGIVVNDFLMENFPDIMDYNFTAKVEQEFDKIAEGKAEWNKEMKTFYQSFEPEVEKVMNARSEHKAGERELGIDPVSGKPVFVKIGRFGPVVQIGSADDEDKPRFSQLPSDKSMETITLDEALELFKLPRNLGQFEGTDVVIGAGRFGPYVLHDKKYTSLPKEEDPLTISLDAAINLIQKKRLQDAQRHLKTFEEDAKMEVMNGRYGPYIAYDGKNYRMPKALHEKAAELTYEQCMDIVKNAPEPKRKK from the coding sequence ATGCAAGAAAACTTGGTAATAGTAGAGAGTCCAGCAAAGGCTAAGACCATTGAGAAGTTTCTCGGTAAGGACTATAAGGTGATGTCATCTTATGGACATATCCGTGACTTGAAGAAAAAGGAACTTAGCATTGATCTCGACACGTTAAATCCTGACTACGAAATCCCTGATGAGAAGAAGAAAGTAGTCAGCGAACTGAAGAAGAGTGCAAAAGCTGCTGAGAAAGTTTGGTTAGCTTCCGATGAGGACCGTGAGGGAGAGGCTATCAGCTGGCACCTTTGTGAGGTGCTGGGATTGGACGAAGAGAAAACAAATCGTATTGTTTTCCACGAGATTACCAAGCCTGCTATATTGAAAGCTATCGAGTCACCACGTCGTTTGGACATGAATCTTGTAAACGCACAGCAGGCTCGTCGTGTACTCGACCGCTTGGTTGGTTTCCGTCTTTCACCAGTGTTGTGGCGTAAGGTGAAGCCTGCTTTGAGTGCAGGACGTGTGCAGAGCGTAGCTGTTAGACTGATTGTTGAGCGTGAGCGTGAGATACAGAACTTTAATTCAGAGCCTTACTACCGTTTGAATGCAGTCTTCGCTGTAACCAATGAAGACGGCTCAAAGAATGAGGTGAAGGCTGAATTGAGTAAGCGCTTCAAGACACACGAGGAAGCAATAGCGTTTCTTGAACTGTGTAAGACCTCAAAATTCAAGGTTTCATCGATTGCAAAGAAGCCTTTAAAACGTACTCCAGCTCCTCCATTTACTACCTCAACACTTCAGCAGGAAGCTGCAAGAAAGCTCGGATTTACCGTAAGTCAGACGATGATGGTTGCCCAGCGATTGTATGAGGCGGGTCGTATTACCTACATGCGTACCGATAGTGTGAATCTTTCAGCTTTGGCTATCAATACCTGTAAGGCAGAGATTGAACGACTCTATGGTGCAGATTACGGCAAAGTAAGAAAGTATCAGACACATAGCAAGGGTGCTCAGGAAGCGCACGAGGCTATTCGCCCTACGTATATCGACAATATTTCTATCGATGGTACAAGCCAAGAAAAGCGTTTGTATGACCTTATCTGGAAGCGTACTATTGCTTCACAGATGGCTGATGCACAGATGGAGAAGACTACAGTAAACATTTCTCTTGAGTCAGAGGATGGCAAGAGTACCACTGATTTGCAGTTTATTGCGAATGGAGAAGTAGTTGCTTTCGAGGGCTTCTTGAAGGTATATCACGAGTCAACTGACGATGAGGAAAATGGCGAGGAATTCTCACATGCACTACCTGTAATGCACGAAGGCGAAGAGTTAGAGCGTCGTGAAATCGTGTCAACAGAGCGTTATTCACAAGGTCCTAACCGCTATACGGAAGCAAGTCTTGTGCGTAAACTTGAAGAACTCGGTATTGGTCGTCCATCAACTTACGCCCCAACGATTTCAACAATTCAGCAACGTGAATATGTGCAGAAGGGAGATCGCAAGGGTGAAGAGCGAAAGTATGCTGTTGACTCATTGCTTGGATTGAAGATAACTTCTAAGACAAAGAAGGAGATGGCGGGTGCTGATAAGGGTAAGCTTATCCCAACCGACATCGGTATCGTTGTAAACGACTTCCTTATGGAAAACTTCCCTGATATCATGGACTACAACTTTACTGCTAAGGTTGAGCAGGAGTTCGATAAGATTGCAGAGGGAAAAGCAGAGTGGAATAAGGAAATGAAGACCTTTTACCAGAGCTTTGAACCAGAGGTGGAGAAGGTTATGAATGCCCGTTCTGAGCATAAGGCAGGTGAGCGCGAACTTGGTATTGACCCTGTTTCAGGTAAGCCTGTGTTTGTAAAGATTGGTCGTTTTGGGCCAGTGGTACAGATTGGTAGTGCTGACGATGAGGACAAACCACGCTTCTCACAGCTCCCTTCAGATAAGAGTATGGAAACCATTACCCTTGATGAGGCATTGGAGTTATTTAAGTTGCCACGCAATCTTGGACAGTTTGAGGGTACAGATGTAGTAATTGGTGCAGGTCGATTTGGTCCTTACGTGCTTCATGATAAGAAGTACACATCGCTGCCAAAGGAGGAAGACCCACTCACAATCAGTCTTGATGCAGCTATCAACCTTATCCAGAAGAAGCGTCTGCAGGATGCACAGCGTCATTTAAAGACCTTCGAAGAAGATGCTAAGATGGAGGTGATGAATGGTCGTTACGGTCCTTATATTGCTTATGATGGCAAGAAT
- a CDS encoding NUDIX domain-containing protein, with translation MHVLDKFRYCPVCGSKHFVEQNEKSKRCESCGFEYFLNPSSAVAAFILNEQGELLVTRRKFEPGRGTLDLPGGFCDIGETIGEALIREVKEETNLIIKEKRYFCSLPNKYRYSDFDVPTLDAFFVCKVEDEAALKAADDVEEAIWLPLSEVHTEQFGLRSIRQALYDFLQIESKNLKK, from the coding sequence ATGCACGTATTAGATAAATTTCGGTATTGCCCAGTATGTGGAAGTAAACACTTCGTTGAACAGAATGAAAAGAGCAAACGCTGTGAGAGTTGTGGCTTTGAGTATTTCTTAAATCCAAGCTCTGCTGTTGCTGCATTCATTCTGAATGAGCAGGGAGAACTGCTTGTTACACGTAGAAAGTTTGAGCCAGGACGTGGAACGTTGGACCTTCCTGGTGGCTTCTGTGATATTGGAGAGACTATCGGTGAAGCATTAATACGCGAGGTGAAAGAAGAAACTAACCTCATTATCAAAGAGAAACGCTACTTCTGTTCACTTCCGAATAAGTATCGTTATAGTGATTTTGATGTTCCAACACTTGATGCATTCTTTGTCTGTAAGGTAGAGGATGAGGCAGCACTCAAGGCTGCTGACGATGTAGAAGAGGCTATATGGTTGCCTTTGTCAGAGGTTCACACAGAGCAGTTCGGGCTTCGTTCTATCCGTCAGGCACTATATGATTTTCTACAAATAGAGTCGAAAAACTTAAAAAAGTAG